In Mytilus edulis chromosome 13, xbMytEdul2.2, whole genome shotgun sequence, a single window of DNA contains:
- the LOC139501283 gene encoding uncharacterized protein → MDTQCSSSASPYSGHSNGWTNSCGQSMETLPTLSGAVCNVGSNCTTVYCCLPDTRIGKSFETFVKFDPCLFKLSVGIDKLTFSTLLFDYEWGQLTEVWLFGYVRMEFTVRDLEMEGDYLIDMKLQICRESDTETTPCGVDIVIFDKYRLPKLSCDWNSGLDTGFQGLAAWLTDNSVTKTEPLRGSETSKLMSDSGIASYLYEPSCDQQGSMYSGNVGGVKNDCGMPVSVPVLPPGVVCTVSADTCTGLDCCITIPLTNKTMNFRININHCYQDITVGLESMNREYKLLDYTFGTIEHFNLIGVGKMEYIIENFLGEGAYLMDISFSFCLETGSCEFTETIIQGVKFPKKKCTWDDTYRVKDFSLDQWSRERSIDTTQVYPAYYISELLQNLDLTKYFQSPQCSRSSTTYDSPINGWLKDCNDTDVVAISTNPMTCRLKSDCAAVSCCLDENFISKTFEVFFEIDDCERKIYIGIEKLKFYIPLHDFKFDTWHEFSLLKTIRIRYNVYDLWSEGVYLVSLEISSCWERYGSCAWTQSVLDYARFKKQICASQMAYQNAGFSLTTWATSNSIDKDSMTETNLIRLYDELDVVWYLKNTCDYEMSPFIANGWNNSKFYSLVYNLIFFDCNQ, encoded by the exons ATGGACACACAATGTAGTAGTTCTGCTTCTCCTTACAGTGGACATTCAAATGGATGGACTAATT CATGTGGGCAGTCTATGGAAACTCTTCCCACTTTATCTGGTGCTGTATGCAATGTTGGCAGTAACTGTACAACTGTCTACTGTTGTTTGCCAGACACAAGAATAGGCAAAAGTTTTGAGACATTTGTGAAATTTGACCCATGTCTGTTTAAACTAAGCGTTGGAATAGACAAACTAACATTCAGTACACTCTTATTTGATTATGAATGGGGTCAGCTGACTGAAGTTTGGTTGTTTGGATATGTCAGAATGGA gTTTACAGTAAGAGACTTGGAGATGGAGGGAGATTATTTGATTGACATGAAACTTCAGATTTGTCGTGAGTCAGATACAGAAACGACACCCTGTGGAGTTGATATTGTTATCTTTGACAAATACAGACTTCCTAAATTGTCATGTGACTGGAACTCAGGACTAGATACAG GATTCCAAGGATTGGCAGCATGGCTGACAGACAACAGTGTGACCAAGACAGAACCTCTGAGGGGATCAGAAACCTCCAAGTTAATGTCTGACTCGGGCATAGCATCGTATCTGTATGAGCCGTCATGTGACCAACAGGGTAGTATGTACTCTGGAAATGTGGGAGGTGTTAAGAATG ATTGTGGAATGCCCGTTTCTGTCCCTGTGTTACCACCAGGAGTTGTCTGTACTGTTTCCGCTGATACTTGTACTGGTCTGGACTGCTGTATCACCATTCCACTAACAAACAAGACAATGAACTTCCGTATTAACATAAACCATTGTTACCAGGACATTACTGTTGGATTGGAATCAATGAACAGAGAATACAAATTACTGGATTACACTTTTGGAACTATTGAACATTTTAACCTCATAGGAGTTGGAAAAATGGA ATACATAATAGAGAACTTCCTTGGCGAGGGAGCTTACTTGATGGATATAAGCTTTTCCTTCTGTTTAGAGACAGGAAGTTGTGAATTTACAGAGACTATCATCCAGGGTGTCAAGTTCCCTAAAAAGAAATGTACATGGGATGATACATATAGAGTTAAAG ATTTTTCACTGGATCAGTGGAGTAGGGAGAGATCTATTGACACAACACAAGTTTACCCAGCTTATTACATCTCAGAACTTCTACAGAACTTAGACCTAACCAAATACTTCCAGTCACCACAATGTAGCCGATCTTCTACTACGTATGATTCACCAATCAATGGCTGGTTAAAAG ATTGTAATGACACAGATGTAGTAGCTATATCTACCAATCCAATGACATGTCGGCTGAAGTCAGACTGTGCTGCTGTCAGCTGTTGTTTAGACGAAAATTTTATAAGCAAAACTTTTGAAGTGTTCTTTGAGATAGATGACTGCGAGAGAAAGATATACATTGGAATAGAAAAACTCAAATTCTATATTCCTCTACATGACTTCAAGTTTG ATACATGGCATGAATTCAGTTTATTAAAGACAATACGCATAAG GTACAATGTATATGATCTATGGAGTGAAGGAGTATATCTGGTATCCTTGGAGATATCTTCCTGCTGGGAGAGGTATGGTAGTTGTGCTTGGACCCAGTCTGTACTGGATTATGCAAGGTTTAAAAAGCAGATATGTGCTTCACAGATGGCATATCAGAACGCAG gcTTCTCTCTGACAACATGGGCTACTAGTAACAGCATTGACAAGGATTCCATGACTGAAACCAACCTCATACGACTCTATGATGAACTGGACGTTGTTTGGTATCTGAAAAACACATGTGACTACGAGATGTCACCCTTTATAGCTAATGGATGGAATAATAGTAAGTTTTACTCCCTTGTTTACAATTTAATCTTTTTTGATTGTAACCAGTAG